GGTTGTATTACAATGGACACATACATAAATGTAGTGCGTTATAGTACGACATGTTGTATTACAAATACAGGTACTGTACTGTATAGTCGCGTCGGCCGGTCGGATGATTAGACGAAATGCCACTCGACGACAACGCTATAGAACATAAAGTGTATTACTGGTAGACGTTGTCGGGATAGAGAAATTGGATGTTTTCATTTATTTGCAATTCTTATCGTCATAATCGAAATATTTAGAATAATGTGCTCATACATTTGTTATAGTATAATTACCACTAGAATACATAGATAAGTTATTAACAGAGATATTTTATATAGAGTGGGGAATTGAGGGCTTCTTTTGCAGTAGATCGCCTTCCTTGCAATCTGTGGCTGAAAGCAAGAAAAGATGTCGTGTCTTTGCAGCCCTGCTGGGAGGATACTGCGAAAATCAGCTCTCAAGAATTGAAAGTGGACTTGAAATTCAGACGGCATAGGATCATCGCCCAATTAGCGCGACCATTCTGTACCATTTTACTACAATGCGGCTGCATACGAGGAGCGCTTGAATCATGACTCTTCGGCGCGCTGCAAAACTGCCATTGCTAATAGGCATAGCTGCGTCGGCATTGGTAGTTTCCGTTTTTTACGTTTCGGTATATCAGGACTTTAACACGGGGATTGAGGAGACAGAGAGAGTCAAGAGCACCTTGGCCAAGACTCTGGCTTCAAGGACGCAGGTGCGAATGCAGAACGAGATCCAAATACTAGAACTGGCCGCGAAATTGCCACAGGTGCAGAGTACGACATTCTCACACCTAATAAGTGAAGAATTCAAGGGAATTCCTCCCAATGCGGACCCTGAAAAGAGGGCCGTCCAGAATGCAATATTTCAGGAATTCCGCGACTTTGAGACAGTCGCATTTCTAATGCCAAATGGCGATGTCTACAGTGTAGAGCCATCAGAGTTCCAAAAGAACTTGCCCGTAGTTAATTTCGCCTATCGCGATTATTTCATAAAGACGACCTCGACGCAGCGGACTTATGTAAGCGAGATCTTTAGATCGACCGCAACTGACCATAACACCGTGGTGATATCAACTCCCGTCTTTCGTGACGGTGCCTTGGTAGGGGTCCTGGTTGGCTCGATGAACCTAGATGTTCTTAACAAGGCGCTACAGACTCTTGAACTTGGCCGAAACGAAGTTGCAGTGCTTGTCGACCGCGATGGAATGGGAATTGCAAGTTCTGAAAGGTCGGCAAACAGCCAGACTAAAGCACATTCGTATTCGTATCTAGGAAACATTGTTGAGGATATTCGCGATGGCAAGGAAGGGGTGAGCGAGGTCCCGGTAAATGGGACAGCGATGCATGTAACGTACGCGCCCGTCGAACTTTCAGGCAATAGATGGGCTGTACTCCTCATCCAACCCAGCGAAGATGCATTCAGCGAGGCCTATTTGCATCAGAGGCAAGCCATAGCCATTGCAGCAATCGTAGTTGCAGTTATGGGCATCTCCGAATACATACTCTTTCGCGCGATGCTTCGCAATCTTAAACTTGCTGACAGATTGGAGGATCTAAACGAGGCGCTCAAGACAAGCAATTCTGATCTCAAGAAAGAAAAGGTCCGGCTGGAATCGCTATCAAATGAATTGCAGGCAAAGAACTCACACCTAGAGTACCTTGCCCACGAGCTTGATCTCAAGGCCGAACAGCTGCAAAAGATAGATGCTGCCAAAGAGGAATTCGCCGCCATGATAACTCACGAGCTAAAGACTCCTCTGGTTCCAATCATAGGATTTGCCGAACTTTTGTCAGATGGAACACTTGGTGAGCTAACACCTCTTCAGAGAGAAAAAGTCCAGCTGATGCACGGCAGCGCCATCTCGCTTTCAAACCTGATTACCGACTTGCTGGACATTCGCAAACTGGAGCTTAACAAGATGAAATTCGACATGATTGAATCATCTGTTAATGAATTTCTAGAGCGGGCCGTTGGATCCTTCAAGCCACTTGCAGAATCAAAGAAAATATCACTCACATACAATGTGCAGGCGGAGAAAGAGCCCAATGGCACACTAAACCTGATCTGTGACCCGAAAAGGATACAGCAGGTATTGCACAATCTATTGAGCAACGCGATAAAATTCGTGCCAGAAAAAACTGGCAGGATTGAAGTTTCTGCAAGGAGAATACCTGATGACGGCTCTATCGAATTCGGAGTCAGAGACAACGGGATTGGAATACCAGTAGAAAAGCAGAACGAGATATTCAAGAAATTCTACCAGGTAGATACCTCTCTCCGCAGGGCGATGGGCGGCAGCGGCCTCGGTCTTGCGATATCCAAAGGAATCGTGGAAGCTCACGGTGGCACGATTTGGTTTGAGAGTGTGCCAGGGGTGGGCACGACTTTTTACTTTTCCATACCGGCCAGGCCGGCTTTGGGAAATGGGAGCAATGACAGTAAATGAAGAGAATACTCGTAGTGGATGACAACAATATGATAGCGGACCTGGCAGAGATAATACTTCAGACTGCCGGCTATAGCTGTACCAAGGTGAACGAAGGGAGGAAATGCCTGGATATCATCCGGGAAGCCTACAAGAACAACAACAACTATGACCTTGTTCTGCTGGACATTGCAATGCCCCAATTCTCCGGACTGGATGTCCTGAAGGCCATCCAAGAGGAGGGATATCTAAGCCACAACAAAGTGATCCTTTTCACTGCATCATCTGCCACAAACCTGGAGATTGAAGATTTCAAAAAGATGGGAGCGCTTGACTGCCTGAGAAAGCCGTTCAGCAAGGCCAACCTTTTGGATTTTGTAAAAAAATATCTTCCAGAGTGAGTGTGTATAGGATGGCGGGCGGCAGCATCAACAAGAAGGCGAAAAAAATACTCATAGTTGACGACGATGCAAACATTGTGGAGCTTACGCGCCTCATAATGGAATCTGCAGGCTACCAGTGCTCTGTGCTTACCAGAGGGATGGAATGCGTAAGTCACCTCGAGGAAAACAACAACTACGACCTTGTCCTTCTTGATGTTGCCATGCCGTCCTTTTGTGGCATTGATGTAGTAAACGCGCTAAAGGAAAAAGGGATATTTGAAAAACAGAAAATAGCTTTCTTTACCGCATCATCAGCAGGGATTCTGGAAGATTCTGAGCTGACAAAGCTCGGGGTAATAGGACTTTTGAAAAAGCCATTCAGCAAAAAAAACTTGCTGGAAAGAATAGAGGTGTGGACCTCGGACTAAGGGATGCCAAGCCTTCAATGACAACCGAGACACCTGCGACGGGGAGCATAAACAATTCCCTTGGATCAAGCCTGCACACCAAGATTGTCTTGTTGATAATGGCCATCGCGCTAGTGTCAATAGTAGTGCTTGCGGCAATCAGCATAGAAAATGGCCAGCAAATACTGAAAAAAGATGTCGGTCAGAGGCTCAACGTCATAGCATCGGACAGGATGCAGGCGATCAAAAGCGTATGGAACCTGAGGCTTGAGCAGGCAGACGTGCTGGCCTCTGACCCAAAAGTCCAAACATTTCTTGCCTCCATTTACGCCCCCACATCTGGGGCTAAAGATGCAGCAGTGCAAGCAATCTCAGAATTTGACCGGCTGACAAG
The sequence above is drawn from the Nitrososphaera viennensis EN76 genome and encodes:
- a CDS encoding sensor histidine kinase, translating into MTLRRAAKLPLLIGIAASALVVSVFYVSVYQDFNTGIEETERVKSTLAKTLASRTQVRMQNEIQILELAAKLPQVQSTTFSHLISEEFKGIPPNADPEKRAVQNAIFQEFRDFETVAFLMPNGDVYSVEPSEFQKNLPVVNFAYRDYFIKTTSTQRTYVSEIFRSTATDHNTVVISTPVFRDGALVGVLVGSMNLDVLNKALQTLELGRNEVAVLVDRDGMGIASSERSANSQTKAHSYSYLGNIVEDIRDGKEGVSEVPVNGTAMHVTYAPVELSGNRWAVLLIQPSEDAFSEAYLHQRQAIAIAAIVVAVMGISEYILFRAMLRNLKLADRLEDLNEALKTSNSDLKKEKVRLESLSNELQAKNSHLEYLAHELDLKAEQLQKIDAAKEEFAAMITHELKTPLVPIIGFAELLSDGTLGELTPLQREKVQLMHGSAISLSNLITDLLDIRKLELNKMKFDMIESSVNEFLERAVGSFKPLAESKKISLTYNVQAEKEPNGTLNLICDPKRIQQVLHNLLSNAIKFVPEKTGRIEVSARRIPDDGSIEFGVRDNGIGIPVEKQNEIFKKFYQVDTSLRRAMGGSGLGLAISKGIVEAHGGTIWFESVPGVGTTFYFSIPARPALGNGSNDSK
- a CDS encoding response regulator, with product MKRILVVDDNNMIADLAEIILQTAGYSCTKVNEGRKCLDIIREAYKNNNNYDLVLLDIAMPQFSGLDVLKAIQEEGYLSHNKVILFTASSATNLEIEDFKKMGALDCLRKPFSKANLLDFVKKYLPE
- a CDS encoding response regulator, with translation MAGGSINKKAKKILIVDDDANIVELTRLIMESAGYQCSVLTRGMECVSHLEENNNYDLVLLDVAMPSFCGIDVVNALKEKGIFEKQKIAFFTASSAGILEDSELTKLGVIGLLKKPFSKKNLLERIEVWTSD